The genomic interval GAAATCCATACCCATTTTGGCAGCGCCAACCATCAGTGAGTTACCCATATTATTGCGAGCATCGCCAAGGTAGCAGAACTTAACTTCGCTTAATGGTTTTGAGCTGTGCTCGCGCATGGTTAGGAAGTCGGCAAGAATTTGGGTAGGATGGAACTCGTTGGTTAAACCGTTCCAAACAGGTACCCCCGAATACTGGGCAAGCGTTTCAACAATTTCCTGTGAGTATCCACGATACTCAATACCGTCGTACATACGGCCAAGCACGCGTGCGGTATCCTTCATGGATTCCTTTTTACCCATTTGCGAACCCGATGGCCCAATGTAGGTAACATTCGCACCCTGGTCAAATGCGGCAACCTCAAAGGCGCAGCGGGTACGGGTTGAATCCTTTTCAAAAAGGATAACGATGTTTTTACCCTTAAGCCTTTGCTGCTCGGTTCCGGCATACTTTGCCTTTTTTAGGTCAGCTGAAAGGTCGAGCAAGAATTGGATTTCCTTTGGTGTGAAATCGAGCAGCTTTAAAAAGCTGCGGTTACGTAAGTTGAACGACATAGCTTTTAGTTTTTTATGGTTTATAGATTAGTCTTCGTACTCCATTGTAATTTTGGTACCATATGACATATCCTCAAGCTTGGTGGCTTCGGTAATCACGCTCATTTTGCCACCGCGCTTTATAAAGTCCAAACATGCTTTAATTTTTGGAGCCATGTTACCCTCACCAAACATGCCCTGTTCAAGGTATTTCATGGTATCGGCATAGTTGAGGAACTCAAGTTTTTGCTCGTTCGGCTTTTTGTAGTTAAGATACACGAATGGAACATCGGTTAGGATGTAAAATTCATCGGCTTTAATTTCGGCTGCCATAAGCGCCGATGCCAGATCCTTATCAATTACCGCTTCGGCTGGTCTAACGTTCTTCTCCTCGTCAATATAAACCGGTACACCGCCACCGCCCGAGGCTATAACAATAATACCCTGACGAACAAGTTGATCGATTACCTTGATGTTTAGAATCCCTTTGGGCTTAGGTGAGGGAACTACCCTGCGCCAACCGCTTCCTGTATCCTTAACCTCTTCCTTAAATATCCAACCCTTTTCAGCAGCCAGAGCGTCGGCTTGAGCCTTGTCGTAAATACGACCTACACGCTTTGTGGGGTTGGTAAATGCAGGGTCGTCGTGATCAACGATTACCGGTGTTACCAGGCAACAAACTTCACGGTCGATACCATGTTTGCGCAATACATTCCTAAGCATGCGCTCAATCATGTAACCAATCCCCCCCTGCGAATCGGCAACGCATATATCAAGTGGCATCTGAGGAATGCCATAGAGCTGCTCGCCAGCATCGTTTCGCATGAGGATATTTCCAACCTGTGGGCCGTTCCCATGGCTGATTACAAGGTTATACCCTTCCTTTATTAAGTAAACTAGATTCTCAAGGGTATCGGTGGTATTCTGTTCTTGCTCATCGATGGTACCCACCTGATTTCCACGCAAGAGGGCGTTTCCGCCTAATGCTACAACTGCTAATTTGCTCATAAACAGTAAATTAAATTTTTTACTTTGAAGTTACAAAACTAACTATTTTTTGCAATCCTAATAAAAATACCCGTGATGTAAAACAATCACTCAATGGTTTATATATATGTTTAATAACATGTTTGATGGCTGCTCAGGGTTTTACCATAACTATTACGCCCCTCAAACTTTTGCATACCACAAAAACATTTTCTATTTTTATGATTTAATAATTTGAACTAAGGTGTTGATGAACAGAAGTGTAAACCAACTTGTTGGCGTGGCTGTGATTTTATTCTCATTAAGCAGCTGTATATCAAAAAGCCCAAAGGAAATAAGTGAAGGACGAATTGAATACGACATTGAATACGATACATTAACTCTCAGTAGGATAGACAAAAAAATATTGCCCAGCTCACTGGTTGTTCTTTTTTGCAATAACAACACCATTAACACCATCGATGGGCTCTCAGGGGCTATAACAATTTCAATTATTAGCCAACCATCAAAAAAGGAGTTTACTACTTTGCTAAAGGTTTTTAATAAAAAACTTTACCACAGTGAACCATACACCAACGGGCATTACCCCGCGCTTTATGCTCGAATTCCAAAGGTTAATATTGATACTTTGGTTAGAGATTGCGATTATATTGGCTATAAATGCAAAAGCGTAATGGGATACTTTGCCGATAACCCTGATAACAGGTTTGAGATTATTTACACCAAACAAATTGCAATTGACAATCCAAACCTGAATACTCCTTTCGAAAACATTGATGGGGTTATGCTTGGTTTTAACTTGAGGTTCAATAATCTTGAAATGAAGTTCAGGGCACGTAATGTAGCCAAGGAAAATATCAATAATGATGCGTTTAAAATCCCAAAGGATTACAAAAAGGTTGATTTTCAAACCATGACGGATTTAATCTATTTACTTCAGCAGTAAGGTTTCTATTTTTTACAAATACAGGTTAATTTTACATCGTTTTATATTGATTTTGTATTATGGCTAGGAAGGATAAGGGTACCGATGTTGAAGACTCGGACAGTAAGGATGTTACCAACGATTCGCTTTTCAAGGATGAGAGGATTAGGTTTACATTAGGTCTTTTCCTAATCCTTTTGGGCTTTTATATTTTCCTTTCGTTCTTATCATTTCTGTTCACCTGGAAGGTTGATCAAAGCATTGAGTGGGTTTCAATATTCTCATCAACTGAACAAAAGATTGGTAACTGGGGTGGAAAACTTGGCGCTTCGCTTTCGAACCAGTTTATAAATCATTGGTTTGGCATAACAGCCTTGGCATTCCCTTTGATTTTCATGGTTTTGGGTCTTAAACTGCTTAAGTTCATTAGGGGACGTGTTACAAAATTTATTTTTAAGGTTTTGCTGGGGATACTGGTTGGCTCGCTTACTTTAGGTTTTTTATTCAAGGAACTAGGCGGATACCTAGGGAGTGGACTCGGCGGGGCACATGGTTTATTTGTCTCGGAATGGTTATCGACAGTCATAGGTAAGGTTGGTGCAGCCTTTCTGGTTCTAATAGCACTTATTGCCTATATTATATACGTAATGCCTAAATCGCTTTATCACTTTCAGAGTGGCACCTTCTTCCTGTTCAGTTCTTTGAAAAATTTTGTGGTTAAGGGCAAGCAAAAAGAATCTCAATCCGAAAAGCATGGCGAAGATGAAGTAAAGCAGGCGGCAGCGGTAGTTGTTCCTGTTGATATTTCAGATCAAAGGATAAAAGAAAAGGTTGATGATTTTGATGATACTGCTGAGATTGATGACTTTGACGGTGAACTTGACCTGGACATAAAGGATGAATACGATGACAAGGAGACTAAAACTGTAACTGAATCAACAATTGAGGATAATTTTACCATAGAGCGAAACGAGGAGAAAGAGTTAGCCATATCCGATATTAACGAACAGGAACTTTACGATCCCACGCTTGAACTTTCAAACTATCAAAAACCTTTAATTGAGCTACTGGAGGATTACAAGAATACTGAATCGCCAGTAACCAATGAAATGCTGGTTGAAAACAAGAACAAGATTGTAGAAACCCTTTCGCACTATAAAATTCAGATAGATAAGATTAAGGCTACCATTGGCCCAACTGTTACTCTTTACGAGATTGTTCCTGCCCCAGGTGTTAGGATCAGCAAGATTAAAAGTTTAGAGGATGATATTGCGCTTAGCCTTTCGGCATTGGGAATACGAATAATAGCCCCAATTCCCGGAAAGGGAACAATTGGCATTGAGGTGCCCAACCAAAATCCCGAGATTGTGTCAATGCACTCAATTATCAAGTCGCAAAAGTTCCAGGAGTGTAAATACGATTTGGCAATAGCATTGGGTAAAACCATTTCGAACGAGATTTTTATGCTGGATCTTACCAAACTACCCCACCTGCTTGTTGCAGGTGCAACAGGGCAGGGAAAATCAGTAGGTCTTAACGCAATTATCACCTCGTTACTTTACAAGAAGCATCCAGCTGAAATAAAGTTCGTTCTTGTTGACCCCAAGATGGTAGAGCTAACCCTTTACAACAAGCTCGAACGCCATTTCCTGGCCAAGCTGCCCGATTCTCCTGAGGCCATTATTACCGATACCCAAAAGGTTATTTACACCCTGAACTCGCTAAGCGTTGAGATGGAGGATCGGTATAAGCTTCTAAACCTGGCTAAGGTTCGAACAATAAAGGAGTATAATCAGAAGTTTGTGGCTCGCAGGCTCAATCCCAACAATGGCCATAGGTATTTGCCTTACATAGTGGTTATTATTGATGAGTTTGCCGATTTAATTATGACAGCGGGGCGTGAAATTGAGATGCCCCTTGGGCGCCTTGCCCAAAAGGCACGCGCCATAGGTATTCACCTAATCATTGCTACACAACGTCCATCAACCAACATCATTACGGGGGTTATCAAGGCAAACTTCCCAGCACGTATTGCTTTCAGGGTGTCGTCAATGGTCGATTCACGTACCATTCTCGATACGCCAGGTGCAAATAACCTAATAGGCCGCGGCGATATGTTAGTGTCTGCCGGAAGCGATTTGGTTAGGGTGCAATGTGCCTTTGTTGATATCCCTGAAATTGAGAGGATTACCGATTTTATAGGTAACCAGCCCGGATACCCTAATGCCTATGAGCTACCCGAGTATGTTCCTGAGGGTCAGGATGGCCCAGTTGATGTTGACCTGCGCAGGCGCGATGAACTGTTTGAGGATGCCGCTCGCCTAGTTGTGCAAACCCAGTCGGGTTCAACATCCCTTATCCAACGTAAATTTTCCATTGGGTATAACCGTGCCGGACGCATTATGGATCAGCTGGAGGCTGCAGGAATTGTTGGCCCAGCCGACGGTGGCAAACCCCGACAGGTTTTAATTGTTGACGAGGTGTCTTTGGAACGTATTTTGAACACTTTATCCGTAGATTAGTTTCTAATTTTGTATTTTTGCACGAATAAATTCTTTTATCAATGAAACAAATTCTGAGTTTGCTGTTTATTTCATCGTCGCTTACTCTCTTTAGTCAAGAGGTAAACCCCGATGGAATTGTTAGGAGTTTTAGTAACAAAATGCAGGGAATTAAATCGCTTTCCGCAACATTTAGCTTTACACTTGAAAACCTCCAGGAACGCATTACTGATACCCATCAGGGCAAGATACTGGCTAAGGGTAAAATGTTTTACCTCGACCTAATGGGTATGGAAGTATTTTCCGATGGTCAAACCAAATGGCAATACATTAAGGAGGCAAAAGAGGTTACCATTTCAAAGATGAATGTTAAGGAGAATGGCTTTTTGGAAGATCCAATGAAGCTTTTTAAGGATTACGACAAGAACTTCAAGTATAAGTATATAGGGCAGCAGAAATCAAAGAACAGGGTTTTGCATGAGGTTGATTTTTTCCCACGCGACCTGAATTTACCTTACTCATCGGTTAAGTTGCAGTTCGATGCAAACACCCTTGAACCATACCTTATTCGATACCAGGGTAAGGATGGCAATAACTACATCATTCAAATTAAAAACTTCAAATCAAACGTTCCTTTACGTGACGATCGGTTCAAATTTGATGTGGAAAAGCACAAAGGGGTTGAAGTTATTGATATGAGGTAGTTTTCATGAGTTACATGCATCCTATCACAGTCTGGATAACAGGGTTACCCGCTTCAGGAAAAACAACACTAGGGAAAGCACTACAAGGCCTTATTAGCCAGCTTAAAATTCCTGTGGTGCTGCTCGATGGCGATGAGGTTCGAAAGGGGTTATGTAGCGATTTGGGATTCAGCCCGGCCGATAGAACGGAAAACATACGTAGGGTGGCCAATATGGCAGCATTACTTAATTCACAGGGAGTTGTAACCATCTGTTGTTTCGTTTCACCACTGATATCCATGCGCGAAATGGCAAGGTCAATTGTTGGCCCAAAAAACTTCTTTGAGGTATTTACCGATGCCCCAGTAGAGGTTTGTCAGTCGCGTGATATCAAGGGAAACTACAGCAAAGCAATTAATGGTTCGCTTCCAAACTTCACCGGGATATCCGATAGCTACGAGGCGCCTATGAAACCCAGCTTGCGCTTGAATACTGCCGAATTAAGTGAGGGTGAAGCTGCTGACATTCTCTACGACCATTTCCTGCGATGGGTTGATAAATAACAATCATTTCATACTACCCTATGGTGTATCTTTGCCATGCTTATAGGGTGTTGAAAGTGATAGAGGCAATTGGAAGGCTATAGGAATATTGTTTAGGGAAAAACACCAAGTAGGCAAGCATGTAAAGGGCTACCCGATGTAATTTCTCAAGTTGCTAGAATTGAAGTAATTTAACGGATTTTGATATGAGTAATAAAGTGCCAATTAACCACTTACGCGAACTTGAATCGGAAGGAGTGTTTGTTATTCGCGAGGTGGTTTCACAGTTTGAAAACCCTGTGATGCTTTTCAGCGGCGGAAAGGATTCCATAGTGATGTTTCATCTAGCCCGCAAGGCTTTTTATCCCGCAAAGGTTCCCTTCCCCCTAATGCACATCGATACCGGCCATAACTTTCAGGAAACACTCGATTTTCGGGATTGGTTGGTGCAGGAAACCGGAGTGCAGCTAATTGTAAGATACGTGCAGGACTCCATTGATAAGGGTAGGGTAGTAGAGGAAACCGGTTACAATGCCAGCCGAAACAAGTTGCAAACCGTTACCCTGCTCGATGCCATTGAGGAATTAAAAATAGATTGTGCCATGGGAGGTGGTCGTCGCGATGAGGAAAAGGCAAGGGCTAAGGAGCGTTTCTTCTCGCATCGCGATGAGTTTGGTCAGTGGGATCCCAAAAACCAACGCCCTGAGCTCTGGAACCTTTTTAATGGCCGCAAGAATATGGGTGAGCATTTTAGGGTATTCCCAATTAGTAACTGGACCGAGATGGATGTATGGCAATATATACTAATGGAAAATATTGCTTTACCCTCGCTATACTTCTCGCACGAACGTGAGGTTTTTGAGCGCGATGGTGTGCTTTATGCCAAAACTCCCTTCTTAAAGATGAAGGATACCGAAAAAGCCGAAAAACGGATTGTTCGTTTCCGTACCATTGGCGATGCCACTTGCACAGGTGCTATTGAGTCGGTTGCAAGTAGCGTTGAGGATATTATTCGTGAGGTGGCTGCAACGCGAGTAACTGAACGTGGCGGACGTGCTGACGATAAACGCTCCGAGGCAGCTATGGAGGATCGCAAAATTGAAGGTTATTTTTAGTTTTTAAATCATTTTCCAATGGAAGATAAAGTAATTGAACGTTCATACCTAGATATGGAGCTTTTGCGGTTTACTACTGCTGGCAGTGTTGACGATGGCAAAAGCACTCTGATTGGACGACTACTATACGATTCAAAGGCAATCTTTCAGGATCAGCTGGAAGCAATTGAACGGGCAAGTATAAAGAAAGGCGAAGAGTATATCAATCTTGCCTTACTAACCGATGGTCTGCGCGCCGAGCGCGAGCAGGGTATAACCATTGATGTGGCATACCGTTATTTCCATACCCCCAAGCGCAAGTTCATTATTGCCGATACTCCGGGTCACGTACAGTATACCCGCAACATGGTAACCGGTGCCTCAACTGCAAATGCAGCCGTTATCCTGGTTGATGCCCGCCATGGCGTGATTGAACAAACCATCCGTCATGCTTACATTGCCTCGCTTCTCCGTATTCCTCACGTGATAGTATGCGTGAATAAAATGGATTTAGTTGATTTTAAGCAGGATGTTTTTGATAGTATTCAGCAGAAGTTCCATGAATTTGCAACGCATCTCGATTTGCACGATGTCCGATTCATTCCCATTAGCGCTCTTCTGGGCGATAATGTGGTTGATCGTTCCAAGAATATGGATTGGTATCAAGGCCCTACACTGATGTATCTGCTTGAGAACCTGTATATTTCAAATGATTATAATCAGCTCGATGCTCGATTCCCTGTTCAGTATGTTATTCGTCCACAATCCATTGAGTTCCACGATTACAGGGGTTATGCCGGACGTATGGCAAGTGGTACATTTAGGGTTGGTGATAGGGTAAAAGTTTTACCCTCGGGCTTTACCACTACCATCAAGGGTATCGACTTTTGGACTGATCATCTTGATTCAATTACCGCTCCGCAATCCGGAACAATTATTTTGGAGGACGATTTGGACGTATCCAGAGGGTGTATGATTATTCCTGAGGAGAATGGCATTAAGCAGGGGCAGGATGTTGAACTAATGATATGCTGGTTAGGCGATAAACCCATGGTTCCCGGTGGTAAGTATGCCCTGAAGCACACCACTAACGATTTGCGCTGCATGGTCAAGGAGGTGAAGTACAAGGTAAACATCAACACCCTGGAAAAGGATTACAACGACAAATCGGTAGGGATGAATGATATTGCTTGCATTACCATTCGCACAACCAAACCATTGTTTTACGACTCGTACCGCCAGAACCGTGTTACAGGAAGTTTGATACTTATTGATGAAGCCACTAATGTAACAGTAGGTGCCGGAATGATAGTTTAGGCAGTTTACTGTTCTGGAAAACCTCTCTTAAGGCAGCCACGAGCTGCCTTAACTATTTTTGAATGGTCGAATGCCAGCGGGGGAAGATTATCAAGCGGAAACCATTGGGCTTTTGCAGCGTCATCGCCAGCAGTCGGACTAATTTTATCATCGTTTACCACTCCCCAAAAGGCAATGGCAATGTTTCTATCGCGTGGGTCTCTATCAATATCATCGAATGCACCAATCTGTTTTAGCTCAACCCCAGCAATCCCGGTTTCCTCAAATAGCTCACGAGCTGCGGCATCAACTAGTAGTTCCTTAATTTCGGGGAAGCCTCCAGGTAAAGCGAAATGTCCCTTGTAGGGTTCGTTGCCACGTTCAATGAGTAGAAGGTGGGTTGGCTTATAGTTTATATCGACCTTGAAAATTACGGCATCGACCGTGACAAGCATTCGGGGGTACTCGTAGGTATACATGCTAAACTATTCATTATCAGGGTTCTCGTCGTTGTCCGATTTTTTTTGATCACGTTTTCTAAGAGCAACCCAAATTGCAAATGCAATAATGGCAATGGCTATCAAAAGTTGGTGTTTTAGCATACGGTTGAGTTTAGAACGGATTTTGAAAGATACCAAAAATATGTTTTAATGTCAAGCAAAACTATAATTATGCAGACTTGCATAGAGAATGCATTGGAATCAATTGGATTACATTCTTTCAGATTCCTTTCGTTTGGCCCACCAAGCCATTGCCTTCCGTTCCGTTATGGCTTATAGTACTCGCTTAATAATCCTAAGCTTGTGGGTGTATATGCCCAGTTGTGAGTTGTAAATCCCTTGATGGTCAAATTTATCAATTCGAACGTAACCGGAGCTATGTACTATTTCATTGGGATTGATTAGAATACCAACATGGATAATGTGTCCCTCTTCGTTATCGAAGAAAGCAATATCGCCGGGTTGGGCATGGTCGACAAACTCAACAGTTTGGCCGTTTTGAACCTGTTGCCACGCATCGCGTGGGAGGAATACCCCGGCAGTTCTGAAGCAAACCTGAACCAGGCCAGAACAATCGATGCCGAAAATCGATTTGCCGCCCCATAGGTACGGGGTGTTTATAAATGCTTGGGCGGTTTTGATTATATGATCCAAAGGATTAGTGGGCAGAGAGGGAATATTGGCAGTAAGTTCAAAATTTGAGCCGTTTAAGTGGAATTTTTTTCCAGAATATCCGTAAAGAATCGATCCCGGACTAAGTAAATACCTTGAGTTATCATCTACCTTTATGGCCTCGGCCAGTGATGAGAGAACCGAAAAGTTGGTAAGTTCCTTTTCGCTGCTAGTGTCTGCTACAATATCAATTAGCCTGGAGTCCACCCATCCCGGGTAGCTGTCAAGGGTGCTTTCAATTCTATACCATTGCTTAAAATTCTCAAGAATTGTAACCTTTTCGCCAAAAAGTAGTTGGTTAACCATCTCAGTGGTTTCATTGGGTTCCTTGCGAACCGGAACCAAGCTTTTAGCTGCCAATCCCAGCATAATTGCTATTTTTTTTGTAAATATAGCAATTATCAGGTTTTATTCAATAACTATTGTAGCTATTGCCACATGGCAGTTATCCGAGCGGTAAGGTTCTTCCCGTTTACTATTTGTTCCACATCAACCTTTAAGGGTGATTTAAGTGTGATTTCAAGGGTATGCTCAATCCAGCCTGCAATTCGCTCCATTATGAGTTTTTCATCAACATGAAACTTGTCAAGCTGAAGTACTGCTTTTTTATC from Tenuifilum sp. 4138str carries:
- the argF gene encoding ornithine carbamoyltransferase; amino-acid sequence: MSFNLRNRSFLKLLDFTPKEIQFLLDLSADLKKAKYAGTEQQRLKGKNIVILFEKDSTRTRCAFEVAAFDQGANVTYIGPSGSQMGKKESMKDTARVLGRMYDGIEYRGYSQEIVETLAQYSGVPVWNGLTNEFHPTQILADFLTMREHSSKPLSEVKFCYLGDARNNMGNSLMVGAAKMGMDFRACAPKACWPNEELVKTCQEIAKTTGAKITLTESIEEGVKGCDFLYTDVWVSMGEPDSVWEERIKLLKPYQVNRKAMELTGNPNCKFMHCLPAFHNRETVIGEEIYKKFGLEAMEVTEDVFESDASIVFDEAENRVHTIKAVMVATLGQ
- the arcC gene encoding carbamate kinase — protein: MSKLAVVALGGNALLRGNQVGTIDEQEQNTTDTLENLVYLIKEGYNLVISHGNGPQVGNILMRNDAGEQLYGIPQMPLDICVADSQGGIGYMIERMLRNVLRKHGIDREVCCLVTPVIVDHDDPAFTNPTKRVGRIYDKAQADALAAEKGWIFKEEVKDTGSGWRRVVPSPKPKGILNIKVIDQLVRQGIIVIASGGGGVPVYIDEEKNVRPAEAVIDKDLASALMAAEIKADEFYILTDVPFVYLNYKKPNEQKLEFLNYADTMKYLEQGMFGEGNMAPKIKACLDFIKRGGKMSVITEATKLEDMSYGTKITMEYED
- a CDS encoding FtsK/SpoIIIE family DNA translocase codes for the protein MARKDKGTDVEDSDSKDVTNDSLFKDERIRFTLGLFLILLGFYIFLSFLSFLFTWKVDQSIEWVSIFSSTEQKIGNWGGKLGASLSNQFINHWFGITALAFPLIFMVLGLKLLKFIRGRVTKFIFKVLLGILVGSLTLGFLFKELGGYLGSGLGGAHGLFVSEWLSTVIGKVGAAFLVLIALIAYIIYVMPKSLYHFQSGTFFLFSSLKNFVVKGKQKESQSEKHGEDEVKQAAAVVVPVDISDQRIKEKVDDFDDTAEIDDFDGELDLDIKDEYDDKETKTVTESTIEDNFTIERNEEKELAISDINEQELYDPTLELSNYQKPLIELLEDYKNTESPVTNEMLVENKNKIVETLSHYKIQIDKIKATIGPTVTLYEIVPAPGVRISKIKSLEDDIALSLSALGIRIIAPIPGKGTIGIEVPNQNPEIVSMHSIIKSQKFQECKYDLAIALGKTISNEIFMLDLTKLPHLLVAGATGQGKSVGLNAIITSLLYKKHPAEIKFVLVDPKMVELTLYNKLERHFLAKLPDSPEAIITDTQKVIYTLNSLSVEMEDRYKLLNLAKVRTIKEYNQKFVARRLNPNNGHRYLPYIVVIIDEFADLIMTAGREIEMPLGRLAQKARAIGIHLIIATQRPSTNIITGVIKANFPARIAFRVSSMVDSRTILDTPGANNLIGRGDMLVSAGSDLVRVQCAFVDIPEIERITDFIGNQPGYPNAYELPEYVPEGQDGPVDVDLRRRDELFEDAARLVVQTQSGSTSLIQRKFSIGYNRAGRIMDQLEAAGIVGPADGGKPRQVLIVDEVSLERILNTLSVD
- a CDS encoding LolA family protein; this translates as MKQILSLLFISSSLTLFSQEVNPDGIVRSFSNKMQGIKSLSATFSFTLENLQERITDTHQGKILAKGKMFYLDLMGMEVFSDGQTKWQYIKEAKEVTISKMNVKENGFLEDPMKLFKDYDKNFKYKYIGQQKSKNRVLHEVDFFPRDLNLPYSSVKLQFDANTLEPYLIRYQGKDGNNYIIQIKNFKSNVPLRDDRFKFDVEKHKGVEVIDMR
- the cysC gene encoding adenylyl-sulfate kinase: MSYMHPITVWITGLPASGKTTLGKALQGLISQLKIPVVLLDGDEVRKGLCSDLGFSPADRTENIRRVANMAALLNSQGVVTICCFVSPLISMREMARSIVGPKNFFEVFTDAPVEVCQSRDIKGNYSKAINGSLPNFTGISDSYEAPMKPSLRLNTAELSEGEAADILYDHFLRWVDK
- the cysD gene encoding sulfate adenylyltransferase subunit CysD is translated as MSNKVPINHLRELESEGVFVIREVVSQFENPVMLFSGGKDSIVMFHLARKAFYPAKVPFPLMHIDTGHNFQETLDFRDWLVQETGVQLIVRYVQDSIDKGRVVEETGYNASRNKLQTVTLLDAIEELKIDCAMGGGRRDEEKARAKERFFSHRDEFGQWDPKNQRPELWNLFNGRKNMGEHFRVFPISNWTEMDVWQYILMENIALPSLYFSHEREVFERDGVLYAKTPFLKMKDTEKAEKRIVRFRTIGDATCTGAIESVASSVEDIIREVAATRVTERGGRADDKRSEAAMEDRKIEGYF
- a CDS encoding sulfate adenylyltransferase subunit 1: MEDKVIERSYLDMELLRFTTAGSVDDGKSTLIGRLLYDSKAIFQDQLEAIERASIKKGEEYINLALLTDGLRAEREQGITIDVAYRYFHTPKRKFIIADTPGHVQYTRNMVTGASTANAAVILVDARHGVIEQTIRHAYIASLLRIPHVIVCVNKMDLVDFKQDVFDSIQQKFHEFATHLDLHDVRFIPISALLGDNVVDRSKNMDWYQGPTLMYLLENLYISNDYNQLDARFPVQYVIRPQSIEFHDYRGYAGRMASGTFRVGDRVKVLPSGFTTTIKGIDFWTDHLDSITAPQSGTIILEDDLDVSRGCMIIPEENGIKQGQDVELMICWLGDKPMVPGGKYALKHTTNDLRCMVKEVKYKVNINTLEKDYNDKSVGMNDIACITIRTTKPLFYDSYRQNRVTGSLILIDEATNVTVGAGMIV
- a CDS encoding NUDIX domain-containing protein translates to MYTYEYPRMLVTVDAVIFKVDINYKPTHLLLIERGNEPYKGHFALPGGFPEIKELLVDAAARELFEETGIAGVELKQIGAFDDIDRDPRDRNIAIAFWGVVNDDKISPTAGDDAAKAQWFPLDNLPPLAFDHSKIVKAARGCLKRGFPEQ
- a CDS encoding C40 family peptidase; translation: MLGLAAKSLVPVRKEPNETTEMVNQLLFGEKVTILENFKQWYRIESTLDSYPGWVDSRLIDIVADTSSEKELTNFSVLSSLAEAIKVDDNSRYLLSPGSILYGYSGKKFHLNGSNFELTANIPSLPTNPLDHIIKTAQAFINTPYLWGGKSIFGIDCSGLVQVCFRTAGVFLPRDAWQQVQNGQTVEFVDHAQPGDIAFFDNEEGHIIHVGILINPNEIVHSSGYVRIDKFDHQGIYNSQLGIYTHKLRIIKRVL